One Peribacillus simplex NBRC 15720 = DSM 1321 genomic region harbors:
- a CDS encoding KH domain-containing protein — protein sequence MKALIETIVSALVDYPEEVIVTSKEESDRIVYILSVHKEDMGKVIGKQGRVAKAIRTVVYAAGSSQQKKIYLEISE from the coding sequence ATGAAAGCACTGATTGAAACAATTGTTTCAGCACTTGTGGATTATCCGGAAGAAGTCATCGTGACCTCCAAGGAAGAATCCGACCGGATTGTTTATATCCTCTCCGTTCATAAAGAGGACATGGGCAAGGTAATCGGTAAACAAGGGCGTGTTGCTAAGGCGATTCGGACTGTGGTATATGCAGCAGGATCTTCACAGCAGAAGAAAATCTATTTGGAGATTTCCGAATAA
- the rpsP gene encoding 30S ribosomal protein S16 has product MAVKIRLKRMGAKKSPFYRIVVADSRSPRDGRYIEVVGTYNPVTQPAKVEINEELALKWLQDGAKPSDTVRNLFSTQGIMEKFHVAKNSK; this is encoded by the coding sequence ATGGCAGTAAAAATTCGCTTAAAACGTATGGGAGCTAAAAAATCTCCTTTCTATCGTATTGTAGTTGCAGATTCTCGTTCACCACGTGACGGACGTTACATTGAAGTGGTAGGAACTTATAACCCGGTGACTCAACCAGCTAAAGTTGAAATCAACGAAGAGCTTGCTCTTAAATGGTTACAAGATGGAGCTAAACCATCTGATACAGTTCGTAACTTATTCTCTACACAAGGCATCATGGAAAAATTCCATGTTGCAAAAAACAGCAAGTAA